In Musa acuminata AAA Group cultivar baxijiao chromosome BXJ2-10, Cavendish_Baxijiao_AAA, whole genome shotgun sequence, a genomic segment contains:
- the LOC135625296 gene encoding phospho-2-dehydro-3-deoxyheptonate aldolase 1, chloroplastic-like gives MALASNTSLLPRHQPLPCSSDAAQAYLPSLVRAGRRRAFARPISAVHAAEPAKNPIKIKEPAPIAEAKPGKWSVESWKAKKALQQPEYPDKAELDSVLRTIENFPPIVFAGEARHLEERLADAALGKAFLLQGGDCAESFKEFNANNIRDTFRILLQMGAVLMFGGQMPVVKVGRMAGQFAKPRSDPFEEKDGVKLPSYRGDNINGDAFDEKSRIPDPQRMIRAYCQAAATLNLLRAFATGGYAAMQRVTQWNLDFTEHSEQGDRYQELAHRVDEALGFMAAAGLTMDHPIMTTTEFWTSHECLLLPYEQSLTREDSTSGLYYDCSAHFLWVGERTRQLDGAHVEFLRGVANPLGIKVSDKMDPKELVKLIEILNPQNKPGRITIIARMGADKMRVKLPHLIRAVRGAGQIVTWVSDPMHGNTIKAPCGLKTRPFDSILAEVRAFFDVHEQEGSHPGGVHLEMTGQNVTECIGGSRTVTFDDLSSRYHTHCDPRLNASQSLELAFIIAERLRKRRIASTSFGQLNSLPTLGL, from the exons ATGGCCCTTGCGAGCAACACCTCCCTCCTCCCCCGACACCAGCCCCTTCCCTGTTCCTCCGATGCCGCCCAGGCTTACCTACCGTCTCTTGTCCGAGCCGGCCGGAGAAGGGCCTTCGCTCGCCCCATCTCCGCTGTTCACGCCGCTGAGCCTGCTAAGAACCCGATCAAGATCAAGGAACCGGCGCCGATAGCGGAGGCGAAGCCGGGGAAGTGGTCGGTGGAAAGTTGGAAGGCCAAGAAGGCGCTTCAGCAGCCGGAGTACCCGGACAAGGCGGAGCTGGATTCGGTGCTGCGGACGATTGAGAACTTCCCCCCGATCGTGTTCGCCGGCGAGGCCCGCCACCTAGAGGAGCGCCTCGCCGACGCCGCGCTCGGCAAGGCGTTCCTCCTCCAAGGGGGCGATTGCGCCGAGAGCTTCAAGGAGTTCAACGCCAACAACATTCGGGACACCTTCCGAATCCTCCTCCAGATGGGCGCCGTCCTCATGTTTGGTGGACAGATGCCCGTCGTCAAG GTGGGGAGAATGGCGGGGCAGTTCGCGAAGCCGAGGTCGGATCCGTTTGAGGAGAAGGATGGGGTGAAGCTGCCTAGCTACAGAGGGGACAACATCAACGGCGACGCGTTCGACGAGAAGTCGCGGATTCCCGACCCGCAGAGGATGATCCGTGCCTACTGCCAGGCGGCAGCGACGCTCAACCTGCTCCGCGCATTCGCCACAGGTGGCTATGCCGCTATGCAGCGCGTCACGCAGTGGAACCTGGACTTCACCGAGCACAGTGAGCAGGGAGACAG GTACCAGGAGCTGGCCCACCGGGTGGACGAGGCCCTGGGGTTCATGGCTGCTGCTGGGCTTACCATGGACCATCCTATCATGACCACCACTGAGTTCTGGACCTCCCATGAGTGCCTGCTCCTCCCCTACGAGCAATCTCTCACTCGTGAGGACTCTACCTCTGGCCTCTACTATGATTGCTCTGCCCATTTCCTCTGGGTCGGAGAGCGGACACGCCAACTTGATGGTGCCCATGTTGAGTTTCTTCGTGGCGTTGCCAACCCTCTTGGCATCAAG GTGAGTGACAAGATGGACCCCAAGGAGCTTGTGAAGCTGATTGAGATCTTAAACCCTCAAAACAAGCCAGGGAGGATCACCATTATAGCAAGGATGGGGGCAGATAAGATGAGAGTGAAACTCCCTCATCTGATTCGGGCAGTCCGGGGAGCTGGACAGATTGTAACCTGGGTCAGTGATCCGATGCACGGAAATACCATCAAAGCCCCTTGTGGTCTCAAGACTCGACCTTTCGACTCAATTCTG GCTGAGGTTCGAGCATTCTTTGACGTCCATGAGCAAGAAGGAAGCCATCCAGGAGGTGTGCACCTGGAGATGACCGGCCAGAACGTGACAGAGTGCATCGGTGGATCGCGGACCGTCACATTCGATGACCTGTCTTCACGCTACCACACCCACTGTGACCCCAGGCTCAATGCCTCCCAGTCTCTTGAGCTGGCCTTCATCATCGCCGAGCGGCTAAGAAAGAGAAGGATTGCATCCACATCCTTCGGTCAACTCAACTCCTTGCCCACCCTGGGTCTTTGA